From the genome of Vicia villosa cultivar HV-30 ecotype Madison, WI linkage group LG2, Vvil1.0, whole genome shotgun sequence, one region includes:
- the LOC131647626 gene encoding S-adenosyl-L-methionine:benzoic acid/salicylic acid carboxyl methyltransferase 3-like: MDLTQVLHMNGDVEEASYADNSLIQREAISLAKSSRVKAITNLYCSLCPRSFAIADLGCSSGPNTLLVTSEIIKVVEKLCQELNHQSPEYKVFLNDLSGNDFNSIFKSLDTFKEKLRDEIKTEIGPCYFSGVPGSFYGRIFPNESLHFVHSSYSLHWLSKVPRGVDNNKGNIYITNTSPSNVLEAYYEQFHIDFSLFLKCRAQEIVEGGFMILTLLGRENENLLSKGSSYGWELLSKAINDMVIQGIIEEEKLNTFNIPNYYPSPSEVKLEVLSEGSFSINQLEVSEVIGHALESDMSESMVKSTRAVFEPLLISHFGESVTKEVFERFRKILAAGISKERTRITNLTITLTRKP, translated from the exons ATGGATTTAACACAAGTACTACACATGAATGGAGACGTGGAAGAAGCAAGCTATGCAGACAACTCCTTAATTCAGAGAGAGGCCATTTCTTTGGCAAAATCTTCAAGAGTTAAAGCAATAACAAATCTATATTGCAGCTTGTGCCCTAGAAGTTTCGCTATTGCAGATTTGGGTTGTTCTTCGGGACCAAACACTTTGTTGGTGACCTCAGAAATTATTAAGGTTGTTGAAAAACTTTGTCAAGAGTTGAATCATCAATCTCCAGAATATAAGGTTTTTTTGAACGATTTATCAGGAAATGACTTCAACAGCATATTCAAATCTCTGGACACATTCAAAGAAAAACTACGCGATGAAATAAAAACTGAAATAGGTCCTTGCTACTTCTCTGGTGTTCCAGGTTCCTTTTATGGTAGAATTTTTCCCAACGAGAGTTTGCATTTTGTCCATTCTTCATATAGCCTTCATTGGTTATCTAAG GTCCCTCGAGGTGTAGATAATAATAAAGGCAATATTTATATCACGAACACGAGCCCATCAAATGTTCTCGAGGCTTATTACGAGCAATTTCATATAgatttctctctttttctcaaGTGTCGTGCTCAAGAAATAGTTGAAGGAGGTTTCATGATTCTAACACTTTTAGGAAGAGAAAATGAAAATCTATTAAGCAAAGGGTCTTCTTACGGTTGGGAACTCTTGTCTAAAGCTATTAATGATATGGTCATACAG GGAATTATTGAAGAAGAGAAACTCAATACATTTAACATTCCAAACTACTATCCATCTCCATCTGAAGTGAAATTGGAAGTTCTGAGTGAAGGATCATTTTCCATCAATCAATTGGAAGTTTCAGAAGTAATTGGACATGCTCTTGAATCTGATATGTCTGAATCAATGGTAAAAAGCACGAGGGCGGTATTTGAACCTCTGCTAATTAGTCATTTTGGTGAAAGTGTCACTAAAGAAGTATTTGAGCGttttagaaaaatattagcagCTGGAATATCCAAAGAAAGAACTAGGATCACAAATCTTACCATAACATTGACCAGAAAACCCTGA